The proteins below come from a single Melospiza georgiana isolate bMelGeo1 chromosome 4, bMelGeo1.pri, whole genome shotgun sequence genomic window:
- the LSM8 gene encoding LSM8 homolog, U6 small nuclear RNA associated has protein sequence MTSALENYINRTVAVITSDGRMIVGTLKGFDQTINLILDESHERVFSSSQGVEQVVLGLYIVRGDNVAVIGEIDEETDSALDLGNIRAEPLNSVVH, from the exons ATGACCTCCGCGCTGGAGAACTACATCAACC GTACTGTTGCAGTAATTACTTCTGATGGAAGAATGATTGTG ggAACACTCAAAGGTTTTGACCAGACCATAAACTTGATTTTGGATGAAAGCCATGAACGAGTATTCAGTTCTTCACAAGGAGTTGAGCAAGTGGTGCTGGGCTTGTACATTGTGAGGGGTGATAACGT tgCTGTGATTGGTGAAATTGATGAAGAGACAGATTCTGCTCTTGACTTGGGGAATATTCGAGCAGAACCTTTAAACTCAGTTGTGCactga